A window of the Oscillospiraceae bacterium NTUH-002-81 genome harbors these coding sequences:
- a CDS encoding glycoside hydrolase family 3 N-terminal domain-containing protein, which produces MLIFSVIILLLVCAGIAIASLHKVNNILLENSSEATIEIIGNSSTTEPAQELRGTVKDATMNTLTVQGEDNREYYFGTEGVNISTGETGIVIGNPVTVSYHGKLDLNASVQEVELLSITVTDSSLNTENPEPTTGETEPSPPSASVTQKAQEILNAMTLEEKVGQMFIARCPEINSVQKIKEYNLGGYILFSRDFSGKTRDEIIQNIQSYQSAAKIPMFIGVDEEGGTVNRISTNPNLRAVPFWSPQELYAEGGFDLIQSDTQEKCELLNSLGINLNFAPICDVSQNPEDFIYDRSFGQNAEQTAAYVHLVVQTMFQEGMGSVLKHFPGYGNNVDTHTGIAYDNRTYETFLNSDFLPFQAGIDSGANMVLVSHNVVSCMDSQTPASLSSQVHKILREELKFTGVIITDDLAMDGVRNFAEDTKIAVQAVKAGNDMLCCTDFEVQIPDILEAVKQGEITEEQIDESVLRILELKISLGI; this is translated from the coding sequence GTGCTTATTTTTAGTGTGATTATCTTGCTTCTTGTATGTGCAGGCATTGCGATAGCCAGTTTGCATAAAGTAAATAATATTTTGTTGGAAAACTCGTCTGAGGCAACAATAGAAATTATTGGAAATTCAAGTACAACTGAACCTGCACAAGAGCTTCGAGGAACTGTAAAAGATGCAACAATGAATACTCTAACTGTTCAAGGTGAGGATAATCGTGAATATTATTTTGGAACAGAAGGTGTAAATATTTCAACTGGTGAGACAGGAATAGTGATTGGGAATCCAGTGACAGTTTCATATCATGGCAAATTGGATTTGAATGCATCTGTACAAGAGGTTGAATTACTTTCCATTACGGTTACGGATTCCAGTTTGAATACCGAAAATCCTGAACCAACAACTGGTGAAACAGAGCCAAGTCCCCCTTCTGCTTCCGTGACACAGAAAGCACAAGAAATTCTAAATGCAATGACGCTGGAAGAAAAAGTTGGACAGATGTTTATTGCACGCTGTCCCGAAATAAATAGCGTACAGAAGATAAAGGAGTATAATCTTGGAGGTTATATTCTTTTTAGCCGAGACTTTTCTGGAAAAACAAGAGATGAAATTATCCAGAATATTCAAAGTTACCAAAGTGCAGCAAAAATCCCCATGTTTATCGGAGTAGATGAAGAAGGAGGCACTGTCAACCGTATTAGCACAAACCCTAATTTGCGAGCTGTGCCTTTCTGGTCCCCTCAAGAACTCTATGCTGAAGGTGGCTTTGATTTGATTCAAAGTGACACACAAGAAAAATGTGAATTATTGAATAGTTTGGGGATTAATTTGAACTTTGCCCCAATCTGCGATGTTTCGCAAAATCCAGAGGATTTTATTTATGACCGGAGTTTTGGACAGAACGCAGAGCAAACTGCCGCTTATGTCCACTTAGTTGTGCAAACCATGTTTCAAGAAGGTATGGGGAGCGTCCTAAAGCATTTCCCCGGGTACGGAAATAATGTGGATACACATACAGGTATTGCTTATGATAATCGCACCTATGAAACATTTTTGAACTCAGATTTCTTGCCGTTTCAAGCAGGAATTGATTCTGGAGCCAATATGGTATTAGTTTCTCATAATGTGGTATCCTGCATGGATAGTCAAACCCCTGCTTCGCTGTCTTCACAGGTACACAAAATCCTGCGGGAAGAATTAAAATTTACTGGAGTTATTATTACAGATGACTTAGCTATGGATGGTGTGCGCAATTTTGCAGAAGACACAAAAATTGCAGTTCAAGCTGTGAAGGCAGGAAATGATATGTTATGCTGCACAGATTTTGAGGTGCAAATTCCAGACATACTTGAAGCAGTCAAACAGGGAGAAATTACAGAGGAACAAATCGATGAATCTGTTTTACGCATATTAGAATTAAAAATTTCACTTGGGATATAA
- the lexA gene encoding transcriptional repressor LexA, translated as MGYGKISTKQQEILEFIKNEILNKGYPPSVRDICEAVHLKSTSSVHSHLETLEKNGYIRRDPTKPRAIEIIDDNFNLVRREVVNVPLLGTVAAGVPLLAVENVENYFPVPSEYMPNQDCFMLKVKGDSMVNAGILNGDYVLVQKQETANNGDMVVALVEDSATVKTFYKEDGYYRLQPENEFMEPIIVQDVMILGKVFGAIRFFK; from the coding sequence ATGGGATACGGAAAGATCAGCACGAAGCAACAGGAAATACTGGAATTCATCAAGAATGAGATTTTGAATAAGGGATATCCTCCGTCGGTGCGTGATATATGCGAAGCTGTTCATCTGAAGTCTACCTCTTCTGTCCACTCTCATCTGGAGACGCTGGAGAAGAACGGTTATATCCGCAGAGATCCCACGAAGCCCCGGGCTATCGAGATCATTGATGATAATTTCAATCTGGTGCGCCGCGAGGTGGTCAATGTGCCGCTGCTTGGTACGGTGGCTGCCGGTGTGCCGTTGCTGGCTGTCGAGAATGTGGAGAACTATTTCCCGGTGCCTTCGGAATATATGCCCAATCAGGACTGTTTCATGCTGAAAGTAAAGGGTGACAGCATGGTGAATGCCGGTATTCTGAATGGAGATTATGTGCTCGTTCAGAAACAGGAAACTGCGAACAATGGAGATATGGTTGTTGCACTGGTGGAGGATTCTGCCACAGTGAAGACCTTTTATAAGGAAGACGGCTACTATCGTCTGCAGCCGGAAAATGAATTTATGGAGCCCATCATCGTACAGGATGTGATGATTCTGGGAAAAGTGTTCGGAGCCATTCGATTTTTCAAATAA
- a CDS encoding PadR family transcriptional regulator → MSLTISSDIIRGYNDTIILSTLLSEDSYGYEISQTIAEISEGKYQIKETTLYSCINRLLKNGYIESYRLDDISMRKRVYYHITKKGFVYYYDKCKEWELTRDVINRFAKEL, encoded by the coding sequence ATTTCATTGACCATCAGCAGCGACATCATCCGAGGCTACAACGACACGATTATTCTCAGCACCCTTCTTTCCGAAGATTCCTATGGTTATGAGATCTCCCAGACCATTGCTGAAATCTCCGAGGGAAAATACCAGATCAAGGAGACAACGCTGTATTCCTGCATCAACCGTCTCCTGAAAAACGGCTATATCGAGTCTTATCGGCTGGACGATATTTCCATGCGGAAGCGCGTTTATTATCACATTACGAAAAAGGGCTTTGTCTACTATTATGACAAATGTAAAGAGTGGGAACTGACCCGGGACGTCATCAACCGGTTTGCCAAAGAGCTGTAA
- the dtd gene encoding D-aminoacyl-tRNA deacylase, translating to MKLVIQRVKHASVTVEGNVTGKIGKGFLVFIGIADSDTKEIADQYVKKLLNLRIFEDENGKTNLSLKDVNGELLLISQFTLYADCRKGNRPSFINAGAPDMAKALYEYMIEACRKEIPVVQTGIFGADMQVELLNDGPFTVVLDDRLFQKA from the coding sequence ATGAAACTTGTAATACAGCGTGTGAAGCATGCATCAGTAACTGTAGAAGGGAATGTGACCGGAAAGATCGGGAAAGGATTTCTGGTATTCATTGGTATCGCCGATTCTGATACGAAAGAAATCGCTGATCAGTATGTGAAAAAACTGCTGAATTTGCGCATTTTTGAAGATGAGAACGGCAAGACAAACCTTTCGCTGAAAGACGTAAACGGAGAGCTTCTTTTAATATCCCAATTTACGCTGTATGCGGATTGCCGGAAGGGAAATCGACCATCTTTTATAAATGCGGGTGCGCCGGATATGGCGAAAGCGTTATATGAATATATGATAGAAGCCTGCAGAAAAGAAATCCCGGTGGTACAGACCGGGATCTTTGGAGCAGATATGCAGGTAGAACTTCTGAATGACGGACCGTTTACCGTTGTTCTGGATGATCGGCTTTTCCAGAAAGCATAA
- a CDS encoding cytidylate kinase-like family protein produces the protein MTTNTIITIGRQLGSGGREIGQMLAKDLGIKYYDKELLTAAAKESGMAQELFENHDEKPTNSFLYSLVMDTYSLGYSSGTFNEMPLNHKIFLAQFDTIKKIADKEPCVIVGRCADYALADYPNCVKVFIHADIDYRIHRVAKRHDLTLAKAKDEVTKTDKKRASYYNYYTSKRWGEAAGYDLCLDSSVIGNENAVKMIKQFIEMKKAFEA, from the coding sequence ATGACAACGAATACCATTATTACCATCGGAAGACAGCTCGGCAGTGGTGGAAGAGAGATCGGGCAGATGCTGGCGAAGGATCTCGGCATCAAATATTATGACAAGGAGCTGCTTACTGCAGCTGCCAAGGAGAGCGGAATGGCGCAGGAGCTTTTCGAAAATCATGACGAGAAGCCGACCAACAGTTTCCTCTACTCTCTGGTTATGGATACGTATTCTCTGGGGTATTCCTCGGGAACGTTTAACGAAATGCCGCTGAATCATAAGATTTTCCTGGCACAGTTTGATACCATCAAGAAGATCGCAGACAAGGAACCCTGTGTCATCGTCGGCAGATGTGCTGATTATGCTCTGGCGGATTATCCCAACTGCGTGAAGGTGTTCATCCATGCGGATATTGATTACCGGATCCACCGGGTAGCCAAACGGCACGATCTGACGCTGGCCAAGGCCAAGGACGAGGTGACCAAGACCGATAAGAAGCGTGCCAGCTACTATAATTACTACACGAGCAAGCGCTGGGGCGAGGCGGCAGGCTACGATCTGTGCCTGGACAGCAGCGTTATCGGCAATGAGAATGCAGTAAAAATGATCAAACAGTTTATAGAGATGAAAAAAGCTTTTGAAGCTTAG
- a CDS encoding AraC family transcriptional regulator, with protein sequence MRAKNIHLDAHRQEITRKIPGFPVSCYHTTFRSDTYDYIDWHWHVEFQLCLTVSGSVLWHTEAEQTEVPAGQGIFINSQRVHMVRPVRKEASFFYLDIPPDFICPTRDGGLYEHSVLPVLQASALHRKLITPQTEKGREIHRLLNEMAAVFDEKTEGYEFVLAGHVFQIWKSLRELLAEEIGSTQGSTDERFRDLLLYLQKNYGSAMRLDEMATHIGLSRSECCRYFKKHAGQTISAYLLQYRIDESMYLLTETDRTIAQIAQDCGFSQQSYYAKKFREQTGMTPGQYRERMKANLS encoded by the coding sequence ATGAGAGCAAAAAATATCCATCTGGATGCCCACAGACAGGAGATCACAAGGAAAATTCCTGGCTTTCCCGTGTCCTGTTACCACACCACATTCCGATCCGATACCTACGATTATATTGACTGGCACTGGCATGTGGAATTTCAGCTGTGCCTGACTGTCAGTGGTTCTGTTCTGTGGCATACTGAGGCTGAACAGACGGAAGTACCTGCAGGCCAGGGCATTTTTATTAATTCTCAGCGGGTTCATATGGTCAGACCGGTCAGAAAAGAAGCTTCTTTTTTCTATCTGGATATTCCGCCGGATTTTATCTGTCCAACCAGAGATGGCGGTCTCTACGAACACAGTGTTCTTCCCGTACTCCAGGCATCGGCTCTTCACCGGAAACTCATCACGCCGCAAACAGAAAAGGGCAGAGAAATTCACCGGCTCTTAAACGAGATGGCGGCTGTTTTCGATGAAAAAACAGAAGGCTATGAATTTGTACTGGCAGGGCATGTATTTCAGATATGGAAGTCTCTGCGAGAGCTTCTTGCGGAAGAGATTGGCAGTACCCAAGGTTCTACAGACGAACGGTTTCGGGACTTACTTCTGTATTTGCAGAAAAATTATGGTTCAGCCATGCGCTTGGATGAAATGGCAACGCACATCGGGCTCAGCAGAAGCGAGTGCTGCCGCTATTTTAAGAAACATGCCGGGCAAACCATTTCCGCTTATCTGCTCCAGTATCGCATTGACGAGAGCATGTATCTGCTGACAGAAACAGACAGAACCATTGCACAGATTGCTCAGGACTGCGGATTTTCCCAGCAAAGCTATTATGCCAAAAAATTCCGGGAGCAGACCGGCATGACGCCCGGGCAATATCGGGAGCGCATGAAAGCTAATTTATCATAA
- the lspA gene encoding signal peptidase II — translation MKQGTRRLGALLLCVLLIAADQATKLLAVARLKDQAPFVLLPGVLELRYLENRGAAFGILQGQKIFLVLFTGLLSALIIYFYFRVPEGKRHLPVRIFLIMLFSGAIGNFIDRCRLDYVIDFIYFKLIDFPIFNVADCYVTIAVILFAIAILFVYKEEEMDFLFHPFSREKK, via the coding sequence ATGAAACAGGGAACAAGAAGACTGGGCGCATTGCTTCTGTGCGTGCTGCTCATTGCGGCGGATCAGGCCACCAAGCTGCTGGCGGTTGCCCGGCTGAAGGATCAAGCGCCGTTTGTTTTGCTGCCGGGTGTGTTGGAGCTTCGCTATCTGGAAAACAGGGGAGCCGCCTTTGGTATCCTGCAGGGGCAGAAGATCTTTCTCGTGCTGTTTACCGGCCTGTTATCCGCACTGATCATTTATTTTTATTTCCGTGTGCCGGAAGGAAAACGGCACCTGCCGGTCCGGATTTTTCTGATCATGCTGTTTTCCGGCGCCATCGGCAATTTTATTGACCGCTGCCGTCTGGATTATGTCATTGATTTTATTTATTTCAAATTAATCGATTTTCCGATTTTTAATGTGGCGGACTGTTACGTGACCATTGCGGTCATCCTGTTTGCCATTGCCATTCTGTTTGTTTACAAGGAAGAAGAGATGGATTTTCTGTTCCATCCTTTTTCGCGGGAGAAGAAATAA
- a CDS encoding DMT family transporter, translating to MLIGGLVLFLGTRAWILPANLDSAAWLMIAVIVLIGTAVGFSAFLEGVRYIGPVKATLIGCLEPVSATVLSALFLGTRFSMAELLGFGLILLTVFLSVLERKG from the coding sequence ATGCTCATCGGTGGCCTCGTCCTGTTTCTGGGCACAAGGGCATGGATCTTACCGGCCAATCTTGACTCTGCAGCATGGCTCATGATCGCAGTCATTGTCCTCATTGGCACGGCTGTTGGCTTCTCTGCTTTTCTGGAAGGCGTCAGGTATATCGGGCCGGTGAAGGCAACTCTGATCGGCTGCCTGGAACCGGTATCCGCAACCGTCCTCTCGGCATTGTTTCTGGGGACGAGATTTTCCATGGCAGAACTGCTGGGATTCGGCCTGATTCTTCTGACCGTGTTTCTCTCGGTTCTGGAAAGAAAGGGCTGA
- a CDS encoding LysM peptidoglycan-binding domain-containing protein → MNTYFVSDLCQEKHIDYDPQTHTPGRNGYNAARRQYDAQRNVSNRQQVSSALRLHRTHGNNVSGKRRERSFQLHRILLFLAFTLLIAFLCSISFGSILSKAETIDAKASETFKYYKSVTVQPGDSLWSIAADNMSEEYDSIQDYIDEVCFINSLSNTCIHAGKNLTIPYYSAEFK, encoded by the coding sequence ATGAATACGTATTTTGTTTCAGATCTCTGCCAGGAGAAGCACATTGATTATGATCCACAGACCCATACGCCTGGCCGGAATGGTTACAATGCCGCCAGAAGGCAGTATGATGCGCAGAGAAACGTGTCGAACCGTCAGCAAGTTTCCTCTGCCCTCAGATTGCACAGAACGCATGGGAACAATGTATCCGGGAAGAGAAGAGAGCGTTCCTTCCAGCTGCACAGGATTTTGCTTTTCCTTGCGTTTACACTGCTCATTGCTTTTCTGTGCAGTATTTCCTTCGGCAGTATTTTGTCCAAGGCTGAGACAATCGATGCCAAGGCTTCTGAAACGTTCAAATATTATAAGAGCGTTACCGTGCAGCCGGGTGATTCTCTCTGGAGTATTGCGGCAGACAACATGTCCGAAGAATATGATTCCATACAGGACTACATCGATGAGGTATGCTTTATCAATTCCCTGAGCAATACATGTATTCATGCCGGAAAGAACCTGACCATTCCTTATTATTCCGCAGAATTCAAATAA
- a CDS encoding ATP-binding protein — protein MKMQKLLSYTRKAVDEYQLIEEGDRIAVGISGGKDSLTMLYALQALSRFYPKHFEVEAVTVHLGHENLDFTSVAALCEQLGVHYTIVPSQIYQIVFEERKEENPCSLCAKLRKGALNHAIKELGCNKVAYAHHMDDLIETLLMSLLFEGRLHSFSPKTYLDRMDLTVIRPLIFTPEEEIRGFARSMQLPVVKNPCPADGYTKRQYAKDLVRQLNTEHPGARDRMFTAILNGNFEDWPQRILNPRNKKSSVI, from the coding sequence ATGAAAATGCAGAAACTGCTCAGTTATACAAGAAAAGCTGTGGATGAATACCAGCTGATCGAGGAAGGTGACAGAATTGCCGTAGGGATTTCCGGAGGAAAAGACAGTCTGACCATGCTATATGCCCTACAGGCGCTCTCCCGCTTCTATCCGAAGCATTTTGAGGTAGAAGCAGTTACTGTCCACCTGGGACACGAAAATCTGGATTTCACCTCTGTAGCAGCACTGTGTGAGCAGTTGGGCGTACATTATACGATCGTCCCTTCCCAGATCTATCAGATCGTTTTTGAGGAAAGGAAAGAAGAGAATCCTTGCTCTCTCTGTGCCAAGCTGCGCAAAGGTGCGCTGAACCATGCAATCAAAGAGCTTGGCTGTAACAAAGTAGCCTATGCCCATCACATGGATGACCTGATCGAAACGTTGCTTATGTCACTGCTCTTTGAAGGGCGCCTTCATAGTTTTTCACCGAAGACTTATCTGGACCGCATGGATTTGACGGTAATCCGCCCGCTGATATTTACACCGGAGGAAGAGATCCGCGGATTTGCCCGGAGCATGCAGCTTCCTGTTGTGAAGAATCCCTGTCCTGCTGACGGCTATACGAAGCGGCAATATGCAAAAGATCTGGTGCGGCAGCTGAATACAGAGCATCCGGGTGCCAGGGATCGGATGTTTACCGCTATTCTGAACGGCAATTTTGAAGACTGGCCACAGCGAATCCTCAATCCCCGTAACAAAAAATCCTCTGTTATCTGA
- a CDS encoding DMT family transporter: protein MKKTNTGNIRRGFLFASLGSVGWGISGVCSQYLFTKYDLRADWLTAVRMLLSGLVLLLLVFRKEKIRTFTIWKNRKDVGQLLAFALFGLLMCQYTFLGAIKYSNSATATVLQSLNVIFMAVIVAIQSRTRMGIQQTLAILLALVGTFLIATKGNPTRMQLSAAGLVLGLLAAAGVVIYTLLSRHIIPVWGNLPSPDGACSSVASSCFWAQGHGSYRPILTLQHGS, encoded by the coding sequence ATGAAAAAAACAAATACGGGAAATATAAGGAGAGGGTTTCTGTTCGCGTCGCTTGGCAGTGTTGGCTGGGGCATATCTGGCGTGTGCAGCCAGTATCTTTTCACCAAATATGATCTGCGTGCCGATTGGCTGACGGCGGTACGGATGCTGCTCTCAGGGCTGGTATTATTGCTCCTCGTTTTTCGAAAAGAAAAAATAAGAACTTTCACCATATGGAAGAATCGAAAAGATGTGGGACAGCTTCTTGCTTTTGCCCTGTTTGGACTTCTGATGTGCCAGTATACGTTTCTGGGCGCCATCAAATACTCCAACTCTGCTACTGCCACGGTGCTGCAAAGCCTGAACGTCATTTTCATGGCCGTTATCGTCGCAATCCAGAGTAGAACGCGCATGGGCATACAGCAGACGCTGGCCATCCTTCTCGCGCTTGTGGGTACCTTTCTCATTGCGACAAAAGGCAATCCGACCCGGATGCAGCTTTCAGCAGCCGGTCTGGTGCTCGGCCTTCTCGCCGCCGCAGGCGTGGTGATCTATACACTTCTGTCAAGGCACATCATTCCTGTCTGGGGAAACCTGCCGTCACCGGATGGGGCATGCTCATCGGTGGCCTCGTCCTGTTTCTGGGCACAAGGGCATGGATCTTACCGGCCAATCTTGACTCTGCAGCATGGCTCATGA
- a CDS encoding MerR family transcriptional regulator encodes MKDMFSIGELAGYQNISKQTLIFYDKIGLFQPAYVDPNNKYRYYTAKQVDYLDTILIMKEMGFSLGEIQEHMKNYTIDTSLITLRKQLRVIDRQITHLQLIRNRLAHRCEQMENVKEFHERNQEVTVKETEQKHLLYAEVSPPQSFREISIATKKCFSQALKDELPIYFQTGVIVPYKHILEGRYTEANVAFLPIEETNKATNIKTLPKGTVASIYHCGTYEAVERSYKKLLKFCNEHRLQIISDAYEFCINDYISSGDENEYITELFFYIRK; translated from the coding sequence ATGAAAGACATGTTTTCCATCGGTGAACTTGCGGGGTATCAGAATATCTCAAAGCAAACATTGATTTTTTATGACAAGATCGGTTTATTTCAACCGGCATACGTGGATCCGAATAATAAATATCGCTATTATACCGCGAAACAAGTTGATTATCTGGATACCATTTTGATCATGAAAGAAATGGGATTTTCGCTTGGTGAAATTCAGGAACATATGAAGAATTATACCATTGATACGTCATTGATTACGTTGAGAAAACAACTGCGCGTGATCGACCGGCAGATTACACATTTACAATTAATAAGGAACCGCCTCGCTCACAGATGTGAGCAGATGGAAAATGTGAAAGAATTTCACGAACGGAATCAGGAAGTAACTGTCAAAGAAACAGAACAAAAACATCTTTTATATGCAGAAGTATCACCACCCCAATCTTTCCGGGAAATCAGTATTGCAACAAAAAAGTGTTTTTCGCAGGCATTAAAAGATGAACTGCCGATTTATTTTCAAACAGGTGTGATCGTTCCCTATAAACACATTTTAGAAGGAAGATATACAGAAGCTAACGTTGCGTTCTTACCTATCGAAGAAACAAATAAGGCAACAAATATCAAAACCCTGCCAAAAGGAACCGTGGCAAGCATTTATCATTGTGGCACTTATGAAGCTGTTGAACGCTCTTACAAGAAGCTGTTGAAATTTTGTAATGAACACCGTCTGCAGATTATTTCAGATGCGTATGAATTTTGCATCAACGACTATATATCTTCCGGAGATGAAAATGAATATATTACTGAACTGTTTTTTTATATCCGCAAATAA
- a CDS encoding AI-2E family transporter, whose protein sequence is MKYKWDRQYLHLGVTLFIVIICSILFYYVLFENHSLLSGLNTIIGIVMPIIDGCVIAYLLKPIVNFIERKPAAMLMKHYHVQTSRRKKKILRLISTGIAFVFAILIVYSLLHLIVPQLFFSIESLLSRLPFYVDNFQKWILGLLKDNPSIEETAEEFFTKYIPSVKDWINERFVPGVNEAVTQVSGQIINVVQVVKNIFLGCFVALYILNSKDVLAGQFKKLFHAILPEKYAVRLIDFFALTDQTFSGFLSGKLLDSLIIGIICFVYTSIARTPYYMLISVVIGVTNIIPFFGPYIGAVPCTLLILIVDPLQALYFVIFIILLQTFDGNYLGPKILGNKTGIGGFFVLCAILIFGGLFGVVGMVIGVPTTAVIYAGIRSFSDRSLERKKLPTEVYHYMSENDDIFYRPEAEAPESSMRSVPEENCENHIENGGTDK, encoded by the coding sequence ATGAAATATAAATGGGACCGTCAGTATCTGCATCTGGGTGTCACGTTGTTTATCGTCATCATCTGCAGTATCTTATTTTATTATGTATTGTTTGAGAATCATTCCCTGCTCAGCGGGCTGAATACCATTATCGGGATCGTCATGCCTATCATTGATGGCTGCGTCATTGCTTATCTGTTAAAACCAATTGTTAATTTTATCGAACGGAAACCGGCCGCTATGCTTATGAAGCATTACCATGTGCAAACCAGCCGCAGGAAAAAGAAGATTCTCCGGCTCATTTCCACGGGTATTGCATTTGTTTTTGCGATATTAATTGTATACAGTCTTCTTCATCTGATCGTACCTCAGCTTTTTTTCAGTATAGAAAGTCTGCTTTCCCGGCTTCCGTTCTATGTCGATAATTTTCAGAAATGGATCCTGGGACTTTTAAAAGATAATCCCAGTATTGAAGAAACGGCAGAGGAGTTTTTTACAAAATATATTCCTTCTGTCAAAGACTGGATTAACGAACGGTTTGTTCCGGGGGTTAACGAAGCAGTGACACAGGTATCAGGGCAGATTATCAATGTGGTACAGGTTGTGAAGAATATTTTCCTCGGATGCTTTGTGGCGCTGTATATTCTGAACAGTAAGGATGTGCTGGCGGGGCAGTTCAAGAAGCTTTTTCATGCAATCCTGCCGGAGAAATATGCAGTTCGTCTCATAGATTTCTTTGCGCTGACGGATCAGACATTCAGTGGATTCCTGAGCGGCAAGCTGTTGGATTCCCTGATCATCGGTATTATTTGTTTTGTGTATACCAGCATTGCCAGGACACCATATTATATGCTGATCAGCGTTGTGATCGGGGTAACGAATATTATTCCGTTCTTTGGCCCATATATTGGGGCAGTTCCCTGTACCCTGCTGATTCTCATTGTGGATCCTCTGCAGGCACTGTATTTTGTTATTTTCATTATTTTACTGCAGACATTTGACGGGAATTATCTGGGACCGAAGATTCTGGGCAATAAGACCGGTATCGGCGGATTCTTTGTCCTTTGCGCAATTCTGATCTTTGGCGGACTGTTTGGTGTGGTGGGAATGGTCATCGGTGTACCGACCACCGCTGTGATCTATGCCGGAATCCGCTCATTTTCTGACCGCTCCCTGGAGCGGAAGAAACTGCCCACAGAAGTATATCATTATATGAGTGAAAATGACGATATTTTCTATCGACCGGAGGCAGAAGCACCTGAATCGTCGATGAGAAGTGTACCGGAAGAGAATTGTGAGAATCATATAGAAAACGGAGGAACTGACAAATGA
- a CDS encoding MATE family efflux transporter, which produces MKYFESKMTYIQFLRYLVPSVLTMIFLSFYTTIDGFFVSKYADSDALAGINIVIPITCIIFGIAVMLATGAGAIIGEKLGQKKEREANEIFTFITIVLLIFSIIFTIIGILFLEQICIFLGSSPRLLKHVLPYAFVIFLGTIPMSFKLFFEYMVRTDGKPNIGMVMSLTGLILNVILDYTFVAVFHMGTGGAAWGTFLSITASMLIGLVYFLKYSHIRFCKPEVNWMVLFKSCTNGSSEMLTEMSTGITTFLFNLIIMKYFWRRWGRSSNDHYVCLLFLHCHLYGDRCGNCADCQLQCWFP; this is translated from the coding sequence ATGAAATATTTTGAAAGCAAAATGACTTATATACAATTCTTAAGATATCTGGTTCCTTCCGTATTGACGATGATTTTTTTGTCCTTTTACACAACCATTGATGGGTTTTTTGTATCTAAATATGCAGACTCTGATGCTTTGGCAGGAATTAATATTGTTATTCCGATTACATGTATCATCTTCGGCATTGCAGTTATGCTTGCTACAGGGGCTGGCGCAATTATAGGTGAAAAGCTGGGACAAAAAAAGGAGCGGGAAGCAAATGAAATTTTTACTTTTATTACAATCGTGCTGCTTATATTCTCGATAATTTTTACAATTATCGGTATCCTTTTTCTGGAACAGATCTGTATCTTTCTGGGAAGCAGTCCAAGATTGTTAAAACATGTGCTGCCATATGCGTTTGTCATATTTCTGGGAACGATTCCCATGTCTTTTAAGCTGTTTTTTGAATACATGGTAAGGACTGACGGAAAACCGAACATCGGAATGGTGATGTCTTTGACCGGATTGATTCTTAACGTTATTCTTGACTATACTTTTGTGGCTGTATTTCACATGGGTACAGGCGGAGCTGCATGGGGAACCTTTCTGTCCATTACAGCAAGTATGCTGATCGGTCTGGTCTATTTTCTGAAATACAGTCATATTCGGTTCTGCAAGCCGGAAGTAAACTGGATGGTTCTCTTTAAATCCTGTACAAATGGAAGCAGTGAAATGCTGACAGAAATGTCTACAGGAATTACGACATTTTTATTTAATCTTATCATTATGAAATATTTTTGGAGAAGATGGGGTCGCAGCAGTAACGATCATTATGTATGTCTATTATTTCTTCATTGCCATCTATATGGGGATCGCTGTGGCAACTGCGCCGATTGTCAGCTACAATGTTGGTTCCCGTAA